A window of the Trueperaceae bacterium genome harbors these coding sequences:
- a CDS encoding DNA-directed RNA polymerase subunit beta — protein MREIRNFGRIKEVIDLPNLTNIQITSYNNLLQLGRSAHEREDVGLQAAFREVFPIDETERGRQTDLVLDFLEYRLDEPEYDPDECREKDLTYHAGLFAKLQLVHKDTGLIKEDEVFLGDLPLMTEDGSFIINGADRVIVSQIHRSPGVYFTSSMVSASQLRYTASIIPMPKRGPWIEVEFDNSQVLWMKVNKRKFHFTLLLRVLGYGDAQIRELFAGHETFIDATLENEGSPDITPDEALLRLFTVLRPGDPPKVDKATQYLFGLLADPRRYDLGDAGRFKMNSKLGLNHAVNTLLGFEDGRFVDYGLVPTLQYLVRLQAGDEGYVEDDIDHLGNRRIRTVGELVADQIRVGLGRMARGVRERMLLGNPDAATPQKLVNSRPIVAALREFFGRSQLSQFKDQVNPLSELRHKRRISALGPGGLTRERAGFDVRDVHRTHYGRICPIETPEGANIGLITSLASFARVNDLGFIEAPYRRVVAGRVTDDVVYIDAHDEDKYLIAQANTPLNDDGTFATETIVARKLGDAVFLSADQVDFMDVSPKQIISVPTSLIPFLEHDDANRALMGSNMQSQAVPLIRAQAPFVGTGVEERVSRDSGTVVLADEAGTVTYVDANRIVIENARGIEQEYLLTRFQRSNQNTNLNQRPVVSLGDQVHKGQAIADGPASEVGRLALGQNVLIALMPFDGYNFEDAIVLSENLVRSDAFTSVHIEKFEKEARDTKLGPEKITRDIPGLSEAALRDLDEDGVVRIGAEVRQGDILVGHTSFKGEKDPTPEERLLRSIFGEKAKEVKDTSLKVPPGDGGIVLRTVRFRKGDHGVELKPGVQEMVRVYVAQKRRLIEGDKLANRHGNKGVVAKILAPEDMPYLADGTPVDMVFNPLGVPSRMNLGQILETHLGLAALKHGVSYVTPVFDGARESEIKDLLEESARVEQAENDAAGFEPDQRELEVYRRSAKLGIVDRDLTPAQAHSALARAGKTVLFDGRTGEAIDAPIVVGIMYIMKLYHMVEDKMHARSTGPYSLITQQPLGGKAQFGGQRLGEMEVWALKAHGAAYTLQEMLTIKSDDIDGRNAAYEAIVKGNDVLEPTIPESFKVLVKELHSLGLDVTVLDADDKPVSIFDETGRHW, from the coding sequence ATGCGCGAGATCCGGAACTTCGGCAGGATCAAGGAGGTCATCGACCTTCCCAACCTGACCAACATCCAGATCACCTCGTACAACAACCTCCTGCAACTCGGCCGCAGCGCTCACGAGCGCGAGGACGTCGGGCTGCAGGCCGCGTTCCGCGAGGTGTTCCCGATCGACGAGACGGAACGGGGACGGCAGACGGACCTGGTCCTCGACTTCCTCGAGTACCGGCTCGACGAGCCCGAGTACGACCCCGACGAGTGCCGCGAGAAGGACCTCACCTACCACGCGGGACTGTTCGCCAAGCTGCAGCTCGTCCACAAGGACACCGGGCTCATCAAGGAAGACGAGGTCTTCCTCGGCGACCTGCCGCTGATGACGGAGGACGGCTCGTTCATCATCAACGGGGCCGACCGCGTCATCGTGTCCCAGATCCACCGCAGCCCGGGCGTCTACTTCACGAGCTCCATGGTGAGCGCCTCGCAGCTGCGCTACACGGCGAGCATCATCCCCATGCCGAAGCGCGGCCCCTGGATCGAGGTCGAGTTCGACAACTCGCAGGTGCTGTGGATGAAGGTGAACAAGCGCAAGTTCCACTTCACCCTCCTCCTGCGCGTGCTGGGGTACGGCGACGCCCAGATCCGCGAGCTGTTCGCCGGCCACGAGACGTTCATCGACGCCACCCTCGAGAACGAGGGCTCGCCAGACATCACGCCCGACGAGGCGCTGCTGAGGCTCTTCACGGTGTTGCGCCCCGGCGACCCGCCCAAGGTCGACAAGGCCACCCAGTACCTGTTCGGCCTGCTAGCGGACCCGCGCCGCTACGACCTCGGCGACGCCGGCCGCTTCAAGATGAACAGCAAGCTCGGCCTGAACCACGCCGTCAACACCCTCCTCGGCTTCGAGGACGGCCGCTTCGTCGACTACGGCCTCGTGCCCACCCTCCAGTACCTGGTCCGGCTGCAAGCCGGCGACGAGGGGTACGTCGAGGACGACATCGACCACCTCGGCAACCGCCGCATCCGCACCGTCGGCGAGCTGGTGGCCGACCAGATCCGCGTGGGCCTCGGGCGCATGGCGCGCGGTGTGCGCGAACGCATGCTGCTCGGTAACCCGGACGCCGCCACGCCGCAGAAGCTCGTCAACAGCCGCCCCATCGTGGCGGCGCTGCGCGAGTTCTTCGGGCGCAGCCAGCTCAGCCAGTTCAAGGACCAGGTCAACCCGCTCTCCGAGCTGCGCCACAAGCGGCGCATCTCCGCGCTCGGACCGGGCGGCCTCACGCGCGAGCGCGCCGGCTTCGACGTCCGCGACGTGCACCGCACGCACTACGGCCGCATCTGCCCGATCGAGACGCCGGAAGGCGCCAACATCGGCCTGATCACGTCGCTCGCGAGCTTCGCCCGCGTGAACGACCTCGGCTTCATCGAGGCGCCCTACCGGCGCGTCGTCGCTGGCCGCGTCACCGACGACGTCGTCTACATCGACGCCCACGACGAAGACAAGTACCTCATCGCCCAGGCGAACACGCCGCTGAACGACGACGGCACCTTCGCCACGGAGACCATCGTGGCGCGCAAGCTCGGCGACGCCGTCTTCCTGTCGGCCGATCAGGTCGACTTCATGGACGTGTCGCCCAAGCAGATCATCTCCGTCCCGACGTCCCTGATCCCGTTCCTCGAGCACGACGACGCCAACCGCGCCCTCATGGGCTCCAACATGCAGTCCCAGGCCGTGCCGCTCATCCGCGCCCAGGCCCCCTTCGTGGGCACCGGCGTGGAGGAGCGCGTCTCGCGGGACTCCGGCACGGTCGTGCTCGCCGACGAGGCGGGCACCGTCACCTACGTCGACGCCAACCGGATCGTCATCGAGAACGCGCGCGGCATCGAGCAGGAGTACCTGCTGACCCGCTTCCAGCGCTCCAACCAGAACACCAACCTCAATCAGCGCCCCGTCGTCAGCCTCGGCGACCAGGTGCACAAGGGTCAGGCCATCGCCGACGGGCCCGCCTCCGAGGTGGGGCGCCTGGCGCTCGGCCAGAACGTCCTCATCGCCCTCATGCCGTTCGACGGCTACAACTTCGAGGACGCCATCGTCCTGTCCGAGAACCTGGTGCGCTCCGACGCCTTCACGAGCGTCCACATCGAGAAGTTCGAGAAGGAGGCGCGCGACACGAAGCTGGGACCTGAGAAGATCACCCGCGACATCCCCGGCCTCTCCGAGGCCGCGCTGCGCGACCTCGACGAGGACGGCGTGGTGCGCATCGGCGCGGAGGTGCGCCAGGGCGACATCCTCGTGGGACACACGAGCTTCAAGGGCGAGAAGGACCCCACCCCCGAGGAGCGCCTGTTGCGCTCGATCTTCGGGGAGAAGGCCAAGGAGGTCAAGGACACCTCCCTCAAGGTGCCGCCCGGCGACGGCGGCATCGTGCTGCGCACCGTGCGCTTCCGCAAGGGCGACCACGGCGTCGAGCTGAAACCCGGCGTGCAGGAGATGGTGCGCGTCTACGTGGCGCAGAAGCGGCGCCTGATCGAGGGCGACAAGCTCGCCAACCGCCACGGCAACAAGGGCGTGGTCGCCAAGATCCTGGCGCCCGAGGACATGCCCTACCTCGCCGACGGCACGCCCGTCGACATGGTGTTCAACCCGCTCGGCGTGCCGTCGCGCATGAACCTCGGCCAGATCCTCGAGACCCACCTCGGCCTGGCGGCGCTCAAGCACGGCGTGTCTTACGTGACGCCCGTCTTCGACGGCGCGCGCGAGAGCGAGATCAAGGACCTGCTCGAGGAGTCGGCCAGGGTGGAGCAGGCGGAGAACGACGCCGCCGGCTTCGAGCCCGACCAGCGCGAACTCGAGGTCTACCGCCGGTCCGCCAAGCTGGGGATCGTCGACCGCGACCTCACGCCGGCACAGGCGCACTCGGCGCTGGCGCGAGCAGGCAAGACGGTGCTGTTCGACGGCCGCACGGGCGAGGCGATCGACGCGCCCATCGTGGTCGGGATCATGTACATCATGAAGCTCTACCACATGGTCGAGGACAAGATGCACGCGCGCTCCACCGGTCCCTACTCGCTCATCACGCAGCAACCGCTGGGAGGCAAGGCCCAGTTCGGGGGCCAGCGCCTGGGCGAGATGGAGGTCTGGGCGCTCAAGGCGCACGGCGCGGCGTACACGCTGCAGGAGATGCTGACCATCAAGTCGGACGACATCGACGGCCGCAACGCCGCCTACGAGGCGATCGTCAAGGGGAACGACGTCCTCGAGCCGACGATCCCCGAATCCTTCAAGGTGTTGGTGAAGGAACTCCACTCCTTGGGGCTTGACGTGACGGTGCTGGACGCGGACGACAAGCCCGTGAGCATCTTCGACGAGACGGGACGGCACTGGTGA
- the rplK gene encoding 50S ribosomal protein L11, with product MAKKVAGIVKLQLPAGAATPAPPVGPALGQYGANIMQFVKEYNAATAGQAGAIVPVEITIYADRSFTFITKTSPASYLIKKAAGIGKGSATANKDKVGKLSWAQCLEIGKAKMADLNAGDEVAAAKIIAGTARSMGVTVEGQPS from the coding sequence ATGGCCAAGAAAGTTGCCGGCATCGTGAAGCTGCAGCTCCCCGCCGGCGCCGCCACCCCGGCCCCACCGGTCGGCCCGGCGCTCGGGCAGTACGGCGCCAACATCATGCAGTTCGTCAAGGAGTACAACGCCGCGACGGCGGGTCAGGCGGGCGCCATCGTCCCGGTCGAGATCACCATCTACGCCGACCGCTCCTTCACGTTCATCACCAAGACCTCGCCCGCCAGCTACCTCATCAAGAAGGCGGCCGGCATCGGCAAGGGGTCCGCGACCGCCAACAAGGACAAGGTTGGCAAGCTCAGCTGGGCGCAGTGCCTCGAGATCGGCAAGGCCAAGATGGCCGACCTGAACGCCGGCGACGAGGTCGCCGCCGCCAAGATCATCGCCGGTACGGCCCGCTCCATGGGCGTGACGGTGGAAGGGCAGCCGAGCTGA
- a CDS encoding 50S ribosomal protein L1 has product MAKHGKRYRELARKVDRDRTYTVDDAAALVKELASAKFDETVEAHFRLGIDPRKSDQNVRGTVALPHGTGKTVRVLAVTQGDGVAAAEAAGADIVGGTDVIERILGGWMEFDAVVATPDMMAAIGSKLGRVLGPRGLLPNPKAGTVGTDIGGIVRALKAGQIEFRADKTGVVHAPIGKASFAAEQLAANFVALRGAVEAAKPDAARGQYLKTIHLTSTMGPSVRVALGAASEA; this is encoded by the coding sequence ATGGCCAAGCACGGGAAGCGTTACCGCGAGCTCGCCAGGAAGGTCGATCGCGATCGCACCTACACCGTCGACGACGCCGCCGCCCTCGTCAAGGAACTGGCCAGCGCCAAGTTCGACGAGACTGTGGAGGCGCACTTCCGCCTGGGCATCGACCCCCGCAAGTCCGACCAGAACGTCCGTGGCACCGTCGCGTTACCGCACGGCACGGGCAAGACGGTGCGCGTGCTGGCCGTCACGCAGGGTGACGGCGTCGCGGCCGCCGAGGCGGCCGGGGCCGACATCGTGGGCGGGACCGACGTCATCGAGCGCATCCTCGGCGGTTGGATGGAGTTCGACGCCGTCGTGGCCACGCCCGACATGATGGCCGCCATCGGCTCGAAGCTCGGGCGGGTGCTGGGGCCGCGTGGCCTCCTCCCCAACCCGAAGGCCGGCACGGTCGGCACCGACATCGGCGGCATCGTGCGCGCCCTCAAGGCCGGGCAGATCGAGTTCCGCGCCGACAAGACCGGCGTCGTGCACGCTCCCATCGGCAAGGCCAGCTTCGCGGCCGAGCAGCTCGCCGCCAACTTCGTCGCCTTGCGCGGCGCGGTCGAGGCCGCCAAGCCCGACGCCGCCCGCGGCCAGTACCTCAAGACCATCCACCTGACCTCGACGATGGGTCCGAGCGTGCGCGTCGCGCTCGGCGCCGCCAGCGAGGCGTGA
- a CDS encoding 50S ribosomal protein L10 — protein sequence MANPRNEATVALLREQLGEAKTFFLVDYQGLSAGDLGRLRAAVREAGGKMLVAKNTLINVVLKEQGVEGYESTLQGPTALILVGDEVVAPVKAITEFAKAHPKELPKSKGGRLEGSFLGEDALPRIAKLPSKKQIQSQLVGVLEAPLQQLVGVLAGPQRNLVTVMNNYVEKQKDGGN from the coding sequence ATGGCAAACCCCAGGAACGAAGCGACCGTAGCCCTGCTGCGCGAGCAGCTCGGCGAGGCCAAGACGTTCTTCCTGGTGGACTACCAGGGACTCTCCGCAGGCGATCTGGGCCGGCTTCGCGCCGCAGTGCGCGAGGCGGGCGGCAAGATGCTCGTCGCCAAGAACACCCTCATCAACGTCGTGCTCAAGGAGCAGGGCGTCGAGGGTTACGAGTCGACGCTGCAGGGGCCGACGGCCCTCATCCTCGTCGGCGACGAGGTGGTGGCGCCGGTCAAGGCCATCACCGAGTTCGCCAAGGCTCACCCGAAGGAGCTGCCCAAGTCCAAGGGCGGGCGCCTCGAGGGGAGCTTCCTGGGCGAGGACGCGCTGCCGCGCATCGCCAAGCTGCCGTCCAAGAAGCAGATCCAGAGCCAGTTGGTGGGGGTGCTCGAAGCGCCGCTCCAGCAGCTCGTCGGTGTGCTCGCCGGACCGCAGCGGAACCTGGTCACCGTGATGAACAACTACGTTGAGAAGCAGAAAGATGGAGGTAACTGA
- the rplL gene encoding 50S ribosomal protein L7/L12, giving the protein MAFDKQALIEQLGGLTVLELVELVDGLKEAWGVEAAAAMPMGMMMAAPAGEAAAAEEQTEFTVSIKPCTGDKKLSVIKEVRAITSLGLKEAKDLVEAGGAIKESVSKDEAADLKAKLEAAGAEVEVK; this is encoded by the coding sequence ATGGCTTTCGATAAGCAGGCGTTGATCGAACAGCTCGGCGGACTGACCGTGCTGGAGCTCGTTGAACTCGTTGATGGCCTCAAGGAGGCGTGGGGCGTCGAAGCCGCCGCCGCCATGCCCATGGGCATGATGATGGCCGCCCCGGCCGGCGAGGCCGCCGCCGCCGAGGAGCAGACGGAGTTCACCGTCTCCATCAAGCCGTGCACGGGCGACAAGAAGCTCAGCGTCATCAAGGAAGTCCGTGCCATCACCAGCCTCGGCCTCAAGGAGGCCAAGGACCTGGTCGAGGCCGGCGGCGCCATCAAGGAGTCCGTGAGCAAGGACGAAGCCGCCGACCTCAAGGCCAAGCTGGAAGCCGCGGGCGCCGAAGTAGAGGTCAAGTAA